The sequence GATGCGAACGACCAGGCCTCCCACGAGCTCCGGGTCGGTTCGGAAGCTCAGCTGCATCTTCTTGTCCAGAGCCTTCCCCAGGCTCTTGGCGAGCCGTGTTTGCTGATCTCGCGTGAGGGGATGTGCCGAGACGACTTCCCCGTTCTGGATCCCTTTGTGCTCCATGACGAGGCGCAAAAACTGTCGCGAGACTTCCTCCAGAATGGGGAGGCGGTCCTTGAGGGTCAGGAGCCTGAGGACGTTCAACGTGTAGGGCGTGAGCGTCTCGTTTCGCAGAAGCTCCTCGAGTACGCGAACCCGCTTGGCGGCGGGGATCCTGGGCGAGGTTAGCACCTCGGCCAGTTCCGTCTGTCGGGAGAGGAATGCCGTCACCCTATCGAGCTCGGAGGCGACTCGGTCTTCGTCCGCTTTCTTCTCCACCGCGACCGCGAGGAGGGCGTTCGCATAGCGCTCCGCGAGGACGA comes from Vicinamibacteria bacterium and encodes:
- the atpH gene encoding ATP synthase F1 subunit delta, whose translation is MRRSAGAFVLAERYANALLAVAVEKKADEDRVASELDRVTAFLSRQTELAEVLTSPRIPAAKRVRVLEELLRNETLTPYTLNVLRLLTLKDRLPILEEVSRQFLRLVMEHKGIQNGEVVSAHPLTRDQQTRLAKSLGKALDKKMQLSFRTDPELVGGLVVRIGNRIFDASVAAELRQFRQRALSGQ